In Candidatus Defluviilinea proxima, a single genomic region encodes these proteins:
- a CDS encoding Gfo/Idh/MocA family oxidoreductase codes for MDPVRIGVIGVGRMGQSHCRVYSNLRHAKFVGLCDVNADLGKDVARRHEVSFFRDVDSLLENVDAVSVCTPTPDHFAIVKRCLEQNIHVMVEKPFTETLEQAEALKEAASKSKAIVQVGHIEKYNPAYIELRKVLEGMEILSMNFNRLSPFQGSNVDVDVVLDLMIHDIGLVVDMFDKEPISVDAHGFSVFTKTIDHGLAVIKYEPELLLTLTASRVTEQKIRGISVTTRDAYIEADLLHKTIEVHRRTLGDYVNHKNSVKYRQESLIERIVVPAMEPLFLELQDFVTCVAESRIPQVTAEDGYNALRFVILLRDKILESRRVKN; via the coding sequence ATGGATCCGGTCAGAATTGGTGTAATTGGTGTTGGAAGAATGGGGCAGAGTCATTGCCGTGTGTATTCAAATTTGCGGCATGCTAAATTCGTGGGGCTGTGTGATGTCAATGCGGATTTGGGCAAGGATGTTGCCCGAAGGCATGAAGTCTCATTTTTCAGGGATGTTGATTCCCTGCTTGAAAACGTAGATGCGGTAAGTGTTTGTACACCTACGCCCGATCACTTTGCCATTGTAAAGAGATGTTTGGAGCAAAACATCCATGTCATGGTGGAGAAACCGTTCACAGAAACGCTGGAGCAGGCTGAAGCGTTGAAGGAGGCGGCTTCAAAGAGCAAAGCGATTGTCCAGGTGGGGCATATCGAAAAATATAATCCAGCATACATCGAACTCCGAAAAGTTTTGGAGGGTATGGAAATCTTGTCGATGAACTTTAATCGTTTGAGTCCATTTCAGGGAAGTAATGTCGATGTGGACGTGGTCCTTGATTTGATGATCCATGATATCGGCTTGGTGGTGGACATGTTCGATAAGGAACCTATTTCTGTAGATGCTCATGGTTTTTCTGTGTTCACAAAGACCATCGATCATGGATTGGCTGTTATAAAATATGAACCTGAACTTTTGTTGACGCTGACAGCTTCAAGAGTGACAGAACAGAAGATCCGTGGAATTTCTGTGACCACTCGCGATGCGTATATTGAGGCGGATCTCCTGCACAAGACAATAGAAGTGCATCGCCGTACTTTGGGCGATTATGTTAATCATAAGAATAGCGTGAAGTATCGCCAGGAAAGTTTGATCGAACGCATCGTGGTGCCTGCTATGGAGCCTTTATTCTTGGAATTACAGGACTTTGTTACCTGTGTGGCTGAATCCAGGATTCCTCAGGTTACAGCAGAGGATGGTTATAACGCATTGCGCTTTGTTATATTGTTGAGGGATAAAATTTTAGAGTCAAGAAGGGTTAAAAATTAA
- a CDS encoding glycosyltransferase family 39 protein: MSKNQRILLSVLGVLAVYFFVFHNLTRFPSPWFDEGSHLHVPKTLVKFGVYADISSEGFRYYGPTIGVGPTVMLPIAAMFKLFGVGLLQARIVMALYLLAAIFTFYRLVEFLSGKWVAWIAIALMLSSRSVLVLEYGRQLLGEVPGLFFLLLALYLWFSKWNENDWKRLSLIGLLFGLAMITKYQYLLFLAPALILSWGLDIFYYKTSSHRNFLVPGIIAAGSFGIWQLLTLQYLGPSTAMENLALLRTTAEGAAFNFNLAQLSANFGELTSRAAYLGALIPAVFYGLFISLPRTRDGQKWSVIFLLVALNLVWYVVASIGWVRYAFLGLTLSSIFIARLFSEIANGFKFDWSKGWFHSLFEIRNAPRFAVSLWLLLIILIPLAKTVLEIAAPGPAYAQQMSAYINENVPQGAVIETWEPEIGFLTDHNYHYPPNALLAVAVNQVYYGGDPVHDRYDFVQAEHPAYLLVGKFSKWTKIYSAEELEGQYEWAASFGDYDLYKLVEK; encoded by the coding sequence ATGTCAAAAAACCAAAGGATACTCCTGTCGGTGTTGGGCGTTTTGGCTGTTTATTTTTTCGTATTTCATAACCTGACTCGTTTTCCGTCACCCTGGTTCGATGAGGGGTCGCATCTGCACGTACCTAAAACATTGGTTAAATTTGGGGTGTATGCCGATATTAGCAGTGAAGGGTTCCGCTATTATGGCCCAACCATCGGGGTTGGCCCTACAGTCATGCTTCCCATTGCGGCGATGTTTAAGTTATTTGGGGTAGGTTTATTACAAGCACGCATCGTCATGGCGTTATATCTTCTTGCCGCCATCTTTACATTCTACCGGTTGGTTGAGTTTCTCTCTGGGAAATGGGTGGCATGGATTGCCATCGCTCTGATGCTTTCCTCTCGTAGTGTATTGGTTTTGGAATATGGCCGTCAGTTGCTTGGTGAGGTGCCGGGTCTCTTTTTCCTGCTCCTTGCTTTATATCTGTGGTTCTCCAAATGGAATGAAAACGATTGGAAGCGTTTATCTCTGATCGGCCTGCTCTTTGGGCTGGCAATGATCACCAAGTATCAATATTTGTTGTTCCTTGCTCCTGCATTGATCCTTTCATGGGGACTGGATATTTTTTACTACAAGACATCCTCTCATCGTAATTTTCTTGTGCCGGGCATTATTGCGGCCGGTAGTTTTGGAATTTGGCAGTTGCTCACACTTCAATATTTGGGCCCTTCTACAGCTATGGAGAACTTGGCGTTATTGCGGACAACCGCAGAAGGGGCAGCTTTCAATTTCAACCTTGCCCAGCTTTCTGCCAATTTTGGCGAATTAACATCTCGTGCGGCGTATTTAGGCGCATTGATTCCCGCAGTATTTTATGGATTGTTTATCTCTTTGCCTCGCACCCGTGATGGCCAAAAGTGGAGCGTGATTTTTCTTCTCGTAGCCTTGAACCTGGTTTGGTATGTGGTTGCATCCATCGGATGGGTACGATATGCGTTTCTTGGCCTTACGTTGTCCAGTATCTTCATTGCTCGTTTGTTTTCAGAAATTGCAAATGGTTTTAAGTTCGACTGGAGCAAAGGTTGGTTTCATTCCTTGTTCGAGATACGAAACGCCCCTCGCTTTGCAGTTTCCCTTTGGTTGCTTTTAATCATCTTGATTCCACTGGCGAAGACAGTTCTTGAAATTGCTGCACCCGGTCCCGCTTATGCACAACAAATGTCTGCTTATATCAATGAAAATGTCCCACAAGGTGCAGTGATAGAGACTTGGGAGCCTGAAATTGGCTTTCTGACCGATCATAATTATCACTACCCGCCTAATGCTTTGCTTGCAGTTGCTGTAAACCAGGTCTATTATGGCGGCGACCCTGTACATGATCGTTATGATTTTGTACAAGCCGAACACCCGGCGTATCTACTTGTGGGTAAATTCTCCAAGTGGACAAAGATATATTCGGCGGAAGAACTAGAAGGTCAATATGAATGGGCCGCTAGTTTCGGAGATTACGACCTTTATAAGCTCGTCGAAAAGTGA
- a CDS encoding twin-arginine translocation signal domain-containing protein, whose amino-acid sequence MNKKRNLTRRDFLKLAGVGTAVVVPAALGVGVYRTALGDAPIERSPYVETVHTDDLNGSVPILLIVNKDSTNPFGMYFTEILRAEGLNCFHTTDLSTLQPASLEKYDVAILAESPLTAPQLDMFETYVSQGGRLVSMKPADRLDSVFGLERSEGTLSKGYIKTDDSYPASKGINSSTMQLHEDVNLYNLVGAQRIASLYSDRDTGTEHPAISINQVGDGFAVAFAFDLAKSIAYMRQGNPEQANKDVDGLSGVRTVDMFVDWIDLERIHIPQADEQQRLFANILAQLSKRPLPRLWYFPEDKKSVLIATGDSHSNPANFIEEVLTIVDQRGGHFTVYYSPQIVSDVGRAARWSRFWLTDHVPVVSNLLGEEFGSPTPLMVNEWRARGHEITLHPYVETGLEEWMLYWKEFTGRGYEPLSQTVRTHRILWTGWMETAQVQATYGMRMNFDYYHVGPSLQKKNGEWVNGHLTGSGRPMKFVDEQGRIIDLYQQHTHIADEHLIPMDVPGWGGWPQLTAQEAVEVSKYMLDRSVNGDYCAIGGQFHVDPFQLVGDPAEKGRAFLEGTLDEANKLGVPILSAQEWLDFTDLRHESNFADVIWDADASTLTFNLLPLNQSDSTLTVLLPIAIADKSLSTIRVDSVTTSIDTRLVLSGAEYALIIVKAQEHMIEAAYL is encoded by the coding sequence ATGAATAAAAAAAGAAATCTAACCCGCAGGGATTTCCTCAAACTGGCAGGTGTTGGTACTGCCGTGGTTGTGCCTGCCGCATTGGGAGTTGGTGTATATCGTACAGCATTAGGGGATGCACCAATTGAGCGTTCTCCTTATGTCGAGACCGTTCATACAGATGATCTGAATGGCTCTGTACCGATCCTGTTGATCGTCAACAAGGATTCGACAAATCCGTTTGGAATGTATTTCACCGAGATTCTGCGTGCTGAAGGCTTGAACTGTTTTCATACAACGGATCTTTCCACACTTCAGCCTGCCTCGCTCGAAAAGTATGACGTTGCCATCCTTGCTGAGTCTCCATTAACTGCTCCGCAATTGGATATGTTCGAAACCTATGTTTCGCAAGGCGGACGACTCGTCAGCATGAAACCGGCTGATCGTTTAGATTCAGTTTTCGGCTTGGAAAGAAGCGAAGGCACTTTGTCCAAAGGATATATCAAGACTGATGATAGTTATCCTGCGAGCAAAGGGATCAATTCATCCACCATGCAATTGCATGAGGATGTGAATTTATATAATCTTGTTGGCGCACAACGTATTGCGTCATTGTATTCAGACCGCGATACGGGCACCGAACACCCTGCGATTTCGATCAATCAGGTTGGAGATGGCTTTGCTGTTGCATTTGCTTTCGACCTTGCGAAGAGCATTGCGTACATGCGGCAAGGGAACCCAGAGCAAGCCAACAAGGATGTTGACGGTTTGAGCGGCGTTCGTACTGTGGATATGTTCGTAGATTGGATAGACCTCGAACGCATTCATATCCCGCAGGCTGATGAACAGCAAAGATTGTTTGCAAATATCCTTGCGCAATTGAGCAAGCGACCGTTGCCGCGTTTATGGTATTTCCCTGAAGATAAAAAGAGTGTATTGATCGCGACAGGTGACTCGCATAGTAACCCCGCTAATTTCATCGAAGAAGTCTTAACGATCGTGGATCAACGTGGCGGGCACTTTACTGTTTACTATTCGCCGCAGATCGTAAGTGATGTAGGACGTGCAGCACGCTGGTCTCGTTTTTGGCTGACCGATCATGTTCCCGTTGTTTCAAATCTTTTAGGCGAAGAATTTGGTTCGCCAACCCCGCTCATGGTGAACGAGTGGCGCGCACGCGGACATGAGATCACATTGCATCCGTATGTGGAGACAGGTCTAGAAGAGTGGATGTTGTATTGGAAGGAATTCACCGGCAGAGGATATGAGCCTCTCTCTCAAACGGTCCGCACACATCGCATTCTTTGGACGGGTTGGATGGAAACGGCACAGGTGCAGGCGACTTACGGCATGCGCATGAACTTTGATTATTATCATGTTGGTCCATCACTGCAAAAGAAGAACGGCGAATGGGTGAACGGTCATCTTACCGGAAGCGGTCGTCCTATGAAGTTCGTTGACGAGCAGGGTCGTATCATTGACCTTTATCAACAACATACGCATATCGCTGATGAGCATCTTATTCCCATGGATGTGCCCGGGTGGGGCGGCTGGCCGCAACTAACTGCACAGGAAGCCGTGGAAGTTTCTAAATACATGCTCGATCGTTCAGTGAACGGTGATTATTGTGCAATTGGCGGGCAGTTCCATGTAGACCCTTTTCAATTGGTGGGCGACCCCGCTGAAAAAGGTCGCGCCTTTTTGGAAGGCACATTGGATGAAGCAAATAAACTTGGTGTGCCGATCCTCTCTGCTCAAGAATGGCTTGACTTTACAGACCTGAGGCACGAATCTAATTTTGCAGATGTGATTTGGGATGCGGACGCCTCAACCCTGACCTTCAATCTGCTTCCGTTAAATCAATCTGATTCCACACTGACAGTTCTGCTTCCCATCGCAATTGCTGATAAATCACTTTCCACAATTCGCGTGGATAGTGTAACGACTTCGATAGATACTCGTCTCGTACTAAGCGGTGCAGAATATGCGCTTATTATTGTCAAAGCGCAGGAACATATGATTGAAGCAGCGTATTTATAG
- a CDS encoding glycosyltransferase family 2 protein, with protein sequence MKLSVVVPCFNEEDNIDKLKTEFFPVMEKLLGSNVDGKPIDSVEVIFVDDGSKDGTYGALKDAYGSFKHPSISVKFEKHEVNRGLGAAVRTGFGAVTRDIIVTTDSDGTYHFSTIPALLGHLKGKVSIVTASPYHPKGEVVGVPGYRIFLSKGSSLIYRILLSWKVHTYTALYRAYRREVIDNVSFAANDFLGGTELMVKAMLKGYQVDEFPAALHQRMFGVSKAKLMRTIKSHLGFQFRLILHRLHIRSMFA encoded by the coding sequence ATGAAACTTTCGGTTGTTGTTCCTTGTTTTAATGAAGAAGATAATATTGATAAGCTGAAAACCGAATTCTTTCCTGTCATGGAAAAATTGCTGGGGAGCAATGTAGATGGCAAGCCGATCGATTCGGTTGAAGTTATCTTCGTTGATGATGGCAGTAAGGATGGCACATATGGCGCCTTGAAGGATGCATATGGCTCTTTCAAGCATCCATCTATCTCTGTAAAGTTTGAGAAGCATGAAGTTAATCGCGGTCTCGGTGCGGCCGTGCGGACGGGGTTTGGTGCGGTCACTCGTGACATCATTGTGACGACAGACAGCGATGGTACATACCATTTTTCCACCATCCCTGCCTTGCTTGGCCATCTCAAAGGGAAAGTGTCGATCGTTACAGCCTCACCATATCATCCTAAAGGGGAGGTGGTTGGTGTGCCAGGGTATCGTATCTTCCTGAGTAAAGGTTCATCTCTGATCTATCGCATTTTGCTAAGCTGGAAGGTGCATACCTATACCGCTCTGTATCGTGCTTATCGCAGAGAAGTGATCGATAATGTTTCCTTTGCCGCGAACGACTTTTTAGGCGGCACGGAACTGATGGTGAAGGCTATGTTGAAGGGATATCAAGTGGATGAGTTCCCCGCCGCTCTTCATCAGAGAATGTTTGGTGTATCAAAAGCCAAATTGATGAGGACCATCAAATCACATTTGGGCTTCCAGTTTCGGCTAATTTTGCACAGGCTTCATATCCGCTCCATGTTTGCTTGA
- a CDS encoding glycosyltransferase gives MKIAYVVPYVPNLIRTRPYNLIVHLAALGNEVTVFTLGSGEQDLKDVETLRTKVKQVYYQEQPVWYSLWNGVKVLPSRRPLQTVYSWNLRLAKQLVSLLSVPGAFDVVHVEHLRGSLYGQYIKKHLPHIPVMWDSVDCISYLFKQASAHSTGGFGKFVTRFELGRTQYMEGKLIGEFDHVLVTSETDKNSLLALALQVQKLPLFLFCQMGLTWSISIPTLIFKETRRHWSLVAR, from the coding sequence ATGAAAATTGCTTACGTCGTTCCATACGTTCCAAACCTTATCCGTACCCGTCCGTATAATCTGATCGTTCATCTTGCGGCTTTAGGGAACGAAGTCACGGTTTTCACTCTTGGCTCAGGAGAGCAAGATTTAAAGGATGTAGAAACTCTGCGCACCAAGGTGAAGCAAGTGTATTATCAGGAACAACCTGTATGGTATTCATTATGGAATGGCGTAAAGGTTTTGCCGTCTCGAAGACCTCTTCAGACGGTTTATAGTTGGAATCTGCGATTGGCAAAGCAATTAGTGAGTCTCTTAAGCGTTCCTGGCGCTTTTGATGTGGTGCATGTTGAGCACTTAAGAGGCTCGCTTTATGGCCAATACATAAAAAAACATTTGCCACATATTCCAGTTATGTGGGATAGTGTTGACTGTATCAGCTATCTTTTCAAGCAAGCATCCGCCCATAGTACAGGCGGCTTTGGTAAATTTGTCACGCGGTTCGAGTTGGGAAGAACCCAGTACATGGAGGGGAAACTAATTGGTGAGTTTGACCATGTCCTAGTGACATCCGAGACTGACAAAAATTCTCTTCTTGCATTGGCTTTGCAGGTGCAAAAACTGCCCCTATTTCTGTTTTGTCAAATGGGGTTGACTTGGAGTATTTCTATCCCAACCCTGATATTCAAAGAGACCCGGAGACATTGGTCTTTAGTGGCAAGATGA
- a CDS encoding DegT/DnrJ/EryC1/StrS family aminotransferase, which produces MGEAKMIYMAKPQIGEEEKQAVMEVLDSGIIAQGPRTKAFEEGFAQMCNTKYAIATSSGTTALHVALLAHGIKAGDEVITSAFTFIASANSVLFTGAKPVFVDIDPRTFNLDVAQIESAITPKTKAILPVHLYGLACDMDPIMSLAEKHGLAVIEDACQSHGATYKGKKVGSFGTGTFSLYPTKNMTSGEGGMITTNDASIDEHSRVIRQHGMRVRYYHDELGYNFRMTDVHAAIGLAQLKKLDGFNSKRQANAKFLSENLKGVVTPYIPEGQTHVFHQYTIRVPDGKRDALRTHLQEKGVGSEVYYPVPIHQQTFYVKELGYNQSLPETEHATTEVLSLPVHASLSPSDLETIVSAVNEFMG; this is translated from the coding sequence TTGGGAGAGGCAAAAATGATTTACATGGCAAAACCCCAAATTGGGGAAGAAGAAAAACAAGCTGTAATGGAAGTACTGGACTCAGGCATCATTGCACAGGGTCCACGGACCAAGGCGTTCGAAGAAGGCTTTGCGCAAATGTGCAATACAAAATACGCCATAGCTACCTCATCGGGTACAACGGCTTTGCATGTTGCGTTATTGGCCCATGGTATCAAGGCAGGGGATGAAGTTATCACGTCTGCGTTTACTTTCATTGCATCGGCGAACAGTGTTTTATTCACCGGTGCAAAACCGGTTTTTGTGGATATTGATCCCCGCACATTTAATTTGGATGTGGCCCAGATCGAATCTGCTATTACGCCTAAGACGAAGGCCATACTCCCGGTTCATCTCTACGGGTTGGCCTGCGATATGGACCCGATCATGAGTCTTGCCGAGAAGCATGGTTTGGCAGTCATCGAAGATGCTTGTCAGAGTCATGGAGCAACATATAAAGGAAAGAAAGTTGGTTCCTTTGGCACTGGTACTTTCTCGTTGTACCCCACAAAGAATATGACATCCGGCGAAGGTGGCATGATCACCACCAACGATGCTTCCATTGATGAGCATAGCCGCGTCATTCGCCAACATGGAATGCGTGTTCGCTACTATCACGATGAGCTCGGTTACAACTTTCGCATGACGGATGTCCATGCAGCGATCGGTTTGGCGCAGTTGAAAAAATTAGATGGGTTCAACTCGAAGCGTCAGGCAAATGCCAAGTTCCTGAGTGAAAACTTGAAGGGAGTTGTAACGCCGTATATACCTGAAGGGCAGACCCACGTCTTTCATCAGTATACAATCCGGGTCCCAGATGGGAAGCGTGATGCGTTGAGGACTCACTTACAGGAAAAGGGAGTCGGCTCTGAAGTCTACTATCCTGTGCCGATCCATCAGCAGACGTTTTATGTGAAAGAACTTGGTTATAACCAAAGTCTGCCTGAGACAGAGCATGCTACGACGGAAGTTTTATCCTTACCGGTGCATGCCAGCCTTAGTCCGTCGGATTTGGAAACAATAGTCTCAGCAGTAAACGAGTTCATGGGATAG
- a CDS encoding N-acetyltransferase — MAVRIHPTADVSEKITIGEGSSIWHHAQVREGVSIGSNCIIGKGVYVDAGVSIGNNVKIQNYVSVYHGVSLEDGVFVGPHVCFTNDMRPRAINPDGSLKAADDWVLSETRIKRGAALGANSTIRCGITIGEWAMVGSGSVVTKDVPAHGLVYGNPAQLHGFVCACGEFVQKESQAEKSVIARCPKCKSTIEVSIEDWERQK, encoded by the coding sequence ATGGCTGTCCGTATTCATCCGACCGCTGATGTTTCGGAAAAAATAACGATTGGGGAGGGGTCAAGCATCTGGCATCATGCACAGGTGCGTGAAGGTGTGTCCATTGGTTCAAACTGCATCATCGGCAAAGGTGTGTATGTAGATGCAGGCGTCTCCATTGGAAATAACGTCAAGATCCAGAATTATGTTTCTGTGTATCACGGCGTCTCATTGGAAGACGGCGTCTTCGTAGGGCCTCATGTCTGCTTCACAAACGATATGCGTCCGCGAGCCATCAACCCTGATGGTTCGCTCAAAGCCGCAGACGATTGGGTGTTGAGTGAAACTCGTATCAAACGCGGGGCGGCGCTTGGTGCAAACTCCACCATTCGATGCGGTATCACCATTGGTGAGTGGGCAATGGTTGGCTCTGGTAGTGTCGTCACGAAAGACGTGCCTGCTCATGGGCTTGTATATGGTAACCCGGCGCAACTGCATGGATTTGTCTGTGCTTGCGGTGAATTTGTGCAAAAAGAATCGCAGGCCGAAAAGAGTGTGATCGCGCGATGCCCAAAATGCAAAAGCACGATCGAAGTTTCAATTGAAGATTGGGAGAGGCAAAAATGA
- a CDS encoding glycosyltransferase family 39 protein produces MVQQLIVFVLLVVVAGIYIIGMRRDSNKLTALAANLFAVYAIAWILFMVYAWINHINFPLNLEAMELTVVQHLKRIMAGQPVYVEPSPDFVPLAYAPLYYYFSVPFAWLFGANLLTMRLVSILGMLGSGIVIYLAVRRHTQSHWWGIIAVGLFASAYRVMDAYLDNAHSDSWLLCTVFLGCYLIEQNRSRAYNLIGVFFLIVSFWFKQHGALFVIGGVLYLTWRDGLKNSWIYWALAALLGPALYIVAPSLMFGPQFHYYTYSIPSHWSELTFGAVKRYIGFAVKGYLALAGIGVLASLYFLIRKLSKVSVWYFILPFAMLSGFMGALDPGSNNNVFITMGVWFILTGVLGLHYLTEHFTPVNKWAMHLGVLALSFGLFFYNPKTVLVSPKAPEAYQDFIGYLNSLDGSVYAPWLGQLQDGYAFSPSVHWVPMEDLIRGPGVDERNHPTTRKLLDAAIHPNGTAYILMNYPLENDPLLGFLLDDYHLETDLGDRFASLGTLPRRFDLQYPRYLYKYGP; encoded by the coding sequence ATGGTTCAGCAATTGATAGTTTTTGTATTACTGGTTGTAGTGGCTGGCATTTATATTATTGGGATGCGTCGCGATTCCAACAAATTGACCGCTTTAGCCGCGAATTTGTTTGCCGTGTATGCAATTGCATGGATTTTATTTATGGTCTATGCATGGATCAACCATATCAACTTCCCGCTCAACCTTGAGGCTATGGAGTTGACAGTCGTTCAGCACCTCAAGCGGATCATGGCAGGGCAACCTGTATACGTAGAGCCGTCGCCCGATTTCGTTCCTTTGGCGTACGCACCTTTGTATTATTATTTTTCGGTTCCTTTTGCATGGTTGTTCGGCGCAAATTTATTGACAATGCGCCTTGTCTCAATCTTAGGGATGCTGGGGTCGGGGATTGTTATTTATTTGGCAGTCAGAAGACATACGCAGTCACATTGGTGGGGAATTATTGCTGTTGGGCTGTTTGCCTCGGCATATCGGGTTATGGATGCCTACCTTGATAATGCCCACTCCGATTCTTGGCTTTTGTGTACTGTATTCTTAGGTTGTTACCTCATTGAACAAAACCGATCACGTGCTTACAACTTGATTGGTGTGTTTTTTCTGATTGTGTCATTCTGGTTCAAACAACATGGTGCATTATTCGTTATTGGTGGTGTTCTGTACCTCACTTGGCGGGACGGTTTGAAAAACTCCTGGATCTATTGGGCACTCGCAGCACTCTTGGGGCCTGCTTTGTATATTGTCGCGCCATCCCTCATGTTTGGCCCACAATTCCATTACTATACCTATTCGATACCAAGCCACTGGAGTGAGTTGACTTTTGGTGCTGTGAAGCGTTATATCGGTTTTGCAGTCAAAGGGTATTTAGCGCTAGCGGGTATTGGGGTATTAGCGTCCCTTTATTTCCTGATTAGGAAATTGAGCAAGGTTAGCGTATGGTACTTCATACTTCCATTTGCCATGTTAAGTGGTTTTATGGGTGCGTTAGACCCGGGTTCAAACAACAACGTATTCATTACAATGGGCGTTTGGTTTATCCTGACAGGCGTTTTGGGGTTGCATTATTTGACGGAACACTTTACACCTGTAAACAAATGGGCAATGCATTTAGGGGTTTTGGCCCTGTCGTTTGGACTATTTTTCTACAATCCCAAGACTGTTCTGGTTTCACCCAAGGCACCTGAAGCTTATCAGGATTTTATTGGATATCTGAACTCTTTGGATGGTTCTGTGTATGCGCCCTGGCTGGGACAATTGCAAGATGGTTATGCATTTTCCCCTTCTGTACATTGGGTGCCCATGGAAGATCTTATCCGCGGGCCTGGAGTGGATGAACGTAATCATCCAACGACCCGTAAGTTGTTGGATGCCGCTATCCATCCAAATGGAACGGCTTATATTTTGATGAACTATCCACTTGAAAATGACCCACTGTTGGGATTTCTGCTGGATGATTATCATTTGGAGACAGATCTTGGTGATCGTTTCGCATCGTTGGGCACTCTCCCAAGAAGGTTTGATCTTCAGTACCCGCGCTACCTTTATAAATATGGCCCCTAG
- a CDS encoding glycosyltransferase: protein MSYHANISMVKYLVSEIMPRVWVNRPQVKLVIVGKDPTPEIRALGEDSRITVTGTVDDIRPYLWKATAAVVPLVYGAGIQNKILEAMACETPVITTSKTLSSLHVISGDDILVADSADEFSQAITGILDSKTLQSKVGGNGGKYVRKHHSWNAIAKQMLACYTLPIRQS from the coding sequence ATGAGTTATCACGCAAATATTTCAATGGTGAAATATCTTGTTTCTGAGATCATGCCGCGAGTTTGGGTGAATCGTCCGCAAGTCAAGTTAGTGATCGTGGGGAAGGATCCAACTCCAGAAATCCGTGCTTTGGGTGAAGATTCACGGATAACTGTTACCGGTACAGTAGATGATATTCGTCCGTATCTTTGGAAGGCAACTGCGGCAGTTGTGCCACTGGTGTATGGAGCGGGGATACAGAACAAGATCCTTGAAGCAATGGCTTGTGAGACGCCAGTAATTACCACATCCAAAACATTATCGTCGCTCCATGTGATATCTGGTGATGATATTTTGGTGGCTGATAGTGCTGATGAATTTTCTCAGGCAATAACCGGAATCTTGGATAGTAAAACCCTTCAATCGAAGGTTGGAGGAAATGGGGGAAAATATGTTAGAAAACACCATAGTTGGAATGCGATAGCGAAGCAGATGTTAGCATGTTACACTCTTCCCATAAGGCAAAGTTAG